A window of Castanea sativa cultivar Marrone di Chiusa Pesio chromosome 1, ASM4071231v1 contains these coding sequences:
- the LOC142622249 gene encoding calmodulin-binding protein 60 E-like — MESSRSNRVDKRGYEQDVEDDAEHVPGSKKPKLPALASVIVEALNVDSLQRLCSSLEPLLRRIVSEEVERALTKLGQSDLPGRSPPPRIQGPDGKCLQLHFKTRMPPHLFTGGKVEGEQGAAIHVMLLDLNTGSVVQTGLESAAKLNVVVLEGDFNEEADEDWTKEYFENHEVKEREGKRPLLTGDLQVVLKEGVGTLGDLTFTDNSSWIRSRKFRLGVKVAPGYCEEIRVREAKTEAFAVKDHRGELYKKHYPPVLHDEVWRLDRIAKDGALHKKLIKADIVTVEDFLRVLVKDAQRLRSILGSGMSNRMWENTVEHAKTCVLGRKLYVYYTDETHGTGVVFNHIYELSGLIAEGQFLSLESLSHSQKISVDTLVKRAYDNWHHVIEYDSKVLNPLASTKKGIRASAAPIADHNYATDHIITNDQNRQQYISELGTQCQYNHQSVPQLIEFPFVRSDQMADMTLNNPQAALSGSTDYMSVGTPADISGDWSQQRIGQGSGDPFAEEIRLRSSEMLETDDMQRLLKTFSMGVGVGMGAGFTHPDEACFSYSVQYEPQMDRKFGHERGRSSGKAVVGWLKLKAALRWGIFIRKRAAERRAQLTELD, encoded by the exons ATGGAAAGTTCAAGAAGCAATAGAGTGGACAAGAGAGGGTATGAGCAGGATGTGGAGGATGATGCAGAGCACGTGCCTGGATCGAAGAAGCCAAAGTTGCCTGCTTTAGCGAG TGTAATTGTGGAAGCTTTGAATGTGGATAGTCTGCAAAGACTTTGCTCATCTTTGGAGCCTCTTCTTCGCAGAATT GTCAGTGAAGAAGTGGAGCGTGCCTTGACAAAGTTAGGCCAATCTGATCTGCCTGGAAG GTCTCCACCTCCAAGAATACAAGGCCCAGATGGAAAATGTCTGCAACTTCATTTCAAAACAAGAATGCCACCTCACCTATTCACAGGCGGAAAGGTTGAGGGAGAGCAAGGAGCAGCAATCCATGTTATGTTGCTAGATCTAAATACAGGCAGTGTTGTGCAAACTGGACTAGAATCAGCAGCAAAATTGAATGTTGTGGTGCTTGAAGGAGACTTCAATGAGGAAGCTGATGAAGATTGGACAAAAGAGTACTTTGAAAACCATGAGGTTAAGGAGCGTGAGGGGAAAAGACCACTTTTGACTGGGGATCTACAGGTAGTCCTCAAGGAAGGAGTTGGAACTCTTGGAGATCTCACTTTCACTGACAACTCTAGCTGGATAAGGAGCAGGAAGTTCAGGCTTGGTGTTAAGGTTGCCCCTGGATATTGTGAGGAAATTCGCGTTCGTGAGGCTAAAACAGAGGCTTTTGCTGTAAAAGATCATAGGGGTGAAT TATACAAAAAACATTACCCTCCTGTGTTGCATGACGAAGTTTGGAGATTGGATAGAATAGCGAAGGATGGAGCACTGCACAAAAAGTTGATTAAGGCTGACATTGTGACTGTTGAAGATTTCCTCCGCGTGCTTGTTAAGGATGCACAAAGATTAAGAAGT ATCCTTGGGAGTGGAATGTCCAACAGGATGTGGGAGAACACAGTGGAGCATGCAAAGACATGTGTCTTGGGCAGGAAGCTTTATGTTTACTATACCGATGAGACTCATGGCACTGGTGTTGTTTTCAACCATATTTATGAGCTCAGTGGCCTTATTGCTGAAGGGCAGTTCCTCTCTCTTGAATCACTTTCCCATAGCCAAAAG ATTTCAGTGGATACCTTGGTGAAGAGAGCGTATGATAATTGGCATCACGTTATAGAATATGATAGCAAAGTCCTAAACCCCCTTGCAAGTACTAAGAAGGGGATAAGAGCCTCAGCTGCACCTATAGCTGACCACAACTATGCCACAGATCACATTATAACAAATGATCAAAACAGGCAGCAGTATATCTCTGAACTGGGCACACAATGCCAATATAACCACCAATCAGTCCCTCAATTAATTGAATTTCCATTTGTGAGGTCTGATCAAATGGCAGATATGACATTAAATAACCCACAAGCAGCATTATCAGGCAGCACAGATTACATGTCAGTTGGGACTCCTGCAGATATTTCAGGAGATTGGTCTCAACAAAGAATTGGGCAGGGATCAGGAGACCCTTTTGCTGAGGAAATCCGGCTGAGGAGTTCAGAGATGTTGGAGACTGATGATATGCAAAGACTGCTAAAGACATTTAGTATGGGAGTTGGTGTTGGAATGGGAGCTGGTTTTACTCATCCTGATGAGGCTTGTTTCTCTTACAGTGTTCAATATGAGCCTCAGATGGATAGGAAATTTGGTCATGAGCGTGGTCGAAGCTCAGGTAAAGCAGTTGTTGGATGGCTTAAACTTAAAGCTGCTTTAAGGTGGGGTATATTTATAAGGAAGAGGGCTGCAGAAAGGAGAGCTCAGCTTACTGAGTTAGATTGA